A stretch of DNA from Paramisgurnus dabryanus chromosome 19, PD_genome_1.1, whole genome shotgun sequence:
ttgagacaccatgaatatgaactaaaatgcactttaaacattctatctctgtattaaaaaatgtatttagttaacaCTTTTATAGAAAGATGGTTTCAAGTTTACTAGTggtacataaatacattttttaaatacatttttgttcatattcatggtgtctcaaaatagcagagtgaagtacacttagatgatctTAAGTACATCTGAAGAAGTACTAAGGATTAAattttagtatattaagcacaaaattagtgtgcgaaaattaagcactttaagtacactatgaaagtgtactactttttcatctatgctataataaattatctatatgatatttttaagCTTAAACTTGCGTCTGGAGACACAAaggatttatttgacatcttaaaaaagtgttgtgaaatgtcccctttaagtataATAAACACTGTAACATTACTTAATACAAACCCAacaaaatcaagttgaaataaCCAGAGTACTAGTATTACTCAGATAAACCTACTTTTCTTGGTACAGGTAACTTATGTATGGGTTGCTACACACttattttaattaagttttaTGAACATAATGTTCATCAATTGTTAATATGCTCATATTAGCAGCActcttctgaacaatggtaactacaaaactaaaagaagaaacatcaactcttctaaatctcaaagataaatgaacaataaacactaacaagtctttctttttagttaaaacacataaaatagcgtttaattaaaattttgctCTCTAAAGCAGTCCCATGAAAAACAAGTTTACTGCATAGTTATGTTGACCAAAATCATTCATttagtttcaacacaaaattattaagttcatttccttcttacaaatttaaTTGGATTATACATGATAATTtatgtgttcatttagaattactcacatttttttgttattttaactcatattttggtttaaaaaatgtaaagtttttaatacagtttactcattttatttttgttaaatctactaaggtatatgcaaaacattttacaaagcATCCTTTCTAAAGGCTAACTTTTTATTTAAGCATTAGTTTTGGATGGAAACCTTGCATTACTTGAACATTGGTCTAGATCTGATTGCCAAGTCTTGTCAGATGTGTTGACATATCATTACAATCTCTGGTGCATcatttctttgtgtttttgaggTTCAGTATATGCctcattatttttatattatgcatgtcTGTACAGTAGTATTGCCTGTTTTACTTTCAAATGAATTTCCTATACTAATGACCTTGAGGAAAACATAGAGAAATCACATCCTCGCAGGCAGCTAGATGATCATGGTCAAAGGAAAAGCcttcatttataaaatcaaacaTTGGAATTTGGCCACTGATAGTACAACAATGAAGGCAATAAATACAGGAtaaaaataatactaataatatggaataaaataaataagtaaaaataGACTTTTTATATTATACAAAAAACAGAAGGCCTTTGTTCTATGGTCAAATGCAAAGCAAGAACAATTGTCAATTGTTTGAAAAAAAAGCATTGAAATAAGGATGCCAAAGCCAACAGCGCTTTACTCTATAAGCTACAGATTTGTTCATGTATTCATTTGAATTCTCTGTTGAGCACCATGCTGTTGAGCACATCAAACACTGCGGTTGGTTAATGAATTGTGGAGTTGccgaaaattattttaatttgtggatattttaagatttaaagAAATTGAAAAGAGTATGCAACAACAAATTAGGATGTTTATCCGGGATACAAATTTCTTGAAGATATCTGATGCTTTGCAATAAAATTTATCAATGAACAAAAGTAAGGAGTGTTTCCTCAACTGTAGCATGACATCATCAGGGTGTGTCTTTCATTTTAAACTCTGAGAAGTTCTTTATCACATGAATGAAACATAAAAGTATACAAAGTATGCGCCCACTTTAATGATTACAAAGCATTTGTGCTGCACACATGCCATATGTTAAATCGCAATGTAAACTATTTGTATAATGAACATGAGTCATCACGACAATAACTTGATTGTGTTAAAAACCGTTCTGCATTGCGCTGTGATTCTTTCTGATAGATAGGCCTTGTTGTGCCCGGCCCAAGTCAGGGCAGATGTGGCCTAGAACAATAACAGGCCCTTTTATCAGAGAGCAGGGTAGTGACACCCTCCACGGGCACCCGAGGCTCTGAAGAATGCCTGGCACCAGACCAGAACCACTGACGCTATTACAGACCCACCTCATCTCCCGTGATGCCATGCAACGGAGGGGACGACACCTTCAAAGACCAGCCCTTCTTCCTTAGAAGCGCCGAAGACTATCGAGAAGCTTTGCAGAGCGTCCACAGAGCGGACTTCGGATTGAACGGAGAAGGACATTTGTGGGCCGTCCAGACTGTAGACCTGAAACAGATCGATACCTAGAATGGCCACTGCAAGCACTTCTGGACAAAGCCCCTTTGGGCTGGGCAGGAAGAAGAGGGCCCCTGGTCTCCTGGATCAAATTGGCAGGTTCTTTGGAGGGGACAAAAAGAGGAAGGGAAAGGTAGGCAGATTCATTtgattttttatgtgttttctaAGCATCATCATGCCATTAGATAAAACTATTGGTTAATATTGGTATAATAGCACTAGATTGAGTTGTGGAAGATATGCGGACTATAAGTTAAGATTCACTCGCTTGGGTAACATGGGTTTTGTAGATaataatgagataatgaagtttACAGACACAAGAAAGGATGTATTTAGACAGGTGATCTTAAAGTTTTGAGAAAGTTTAGACAAAAAATTATCTGTCAACTTTAGAAAAACGTTTTAAttcatatttgtgaccctggaccacaaaacagtCAGAagcagcataggtttatttgtagcaaaagccaaaaaCATGTTGTATTGGTTAAAATTAtcgatattaagtaaagatcatgttacaTATAgatattttacacattttctactATCATTAGTtaaatgtgttgctaaggacttcattttgacaactttaaaggcaattttctcgCTATTTCAAATTTGTTGGTACCCTcaaattccagattttcaaatagttgtatcttggtatcctaacaaacaatatatcaataaagcatatttattcaactttcaaattaaatttcagaaacatttaccccttatgactggttttgtggtacaggttcacattttattttttaatttcaacaaaccagaTAGCAAACAATAGCTTGCACTGGGAAATGCATCTGATATGCAAACTGGTTGATATGGGTGATGCCATTATGCATGTTGCttacacaaaaaacaaaacaaatgtttggttatttttaactcagcattgggtcaataggggacaaacccagccattgagttaaattaaaataacccagcattttttatttaaatgtgtatCACTCAAAATGTCAGTTATTGCCCTAGCAGGTTTTCGGAACCAAGCCTGCACATCTTAAAAGCTCAAATGGATGTACAGTTTTGAGCTCTTCTGCCGCATGCCATTTTTTATACTTTGATTGCACAGTGTAATACAAGATGCCAAGCCATATTACCAGATACAAAGAGGATTCTCCAAGTTTCATTACATGGAGCAATTTTACAAAGAATTTGGTCTGAACAGACTTCTGAGTCTGTTTTGAACTTGTTTCTACAAATATGAAAGTTCAGACACTGAACAGTTTTATATAACTACTGCTAGGTGTTAGGTTTCTCATCAAAGCAAAAAGGAGTTGGTTATAGTGCTTGTGTTATAATTATAGTCTTTGCTTTTGTGGAGATTAATTGGAATTTAATTATTGCCTCTAGATGGCCCGTTATCAATCCCAAAACTTTATCCGTATCCAAGTCCAACGATAAACCTCATCGCTCTCAATTCACATAAAGCATGTTTATGTTAatattgcatatatttatatgcggtatattattattaaagccATACAACATATTTAACTTGATAAAACACCCACGTTGGtctaataaaattttaattatgCAATAGTTACTTACTCATGAAAAGGGTATGCGAGACCTGGCTGTATTTGAGAGGATTGAGATGTTTTATTACCACATTCAACGGCTAACATTAGGCCTTTGTCTGTCTTTATGCTTGCACAGTTGCGTAACTCAGATTTGGGATATTTCCCCACATCTAAACCGGAAATAATGTCTGAATTAAGTAAATTTAtagtaacattaaaacattatttaaacattAATGTTACTAAGCATTCAAACATTTTAGCGTAATATTACATATTAAAACAGTGCGGTCCAGACATTATTATTTCTGGGTTGAGGTGGGAAACACCTTAAATCCGAGTTGTCTGGACCGTAGCATAACTACCGAGATActttcacaaaatgtttatgTAATGTTGAACGaatgcattaataaaaaaataattttacaaaatgtattgttgCGAAATGTAGTAATTTCTTTTCACCGCGTTTGTCATTAAttgaattaaaatgaattgaattgaatttctTGCAACGAGACGAGTTCCCGTATGACGCACACTCTTACCTTTGACTTCAATTGATATTCTGGTTGGCTAATTGCCATTTGTGCTGTAACTGTTTAAGGTGCGcacattattgttatttttttattttgcctgTATGCACTCGGTTTGAATGTTATTTTAGGCTTTAGCCTATATGAAAAGCAATTGCGTCATCTCGTGTACTTGACATAGCTTGACATCTCGTGTACTTGTCCGTTAGACTGAATGAAGGGGACTGTATGGAGATCACGTACTGTATATGATTACAACTCGACTCTGATTATCTAATACTTATAAAAGTAAACAGTTGCGTAACGATCTATAAATATGAATAAGTATGTGCTGGCAAGAGGAAAACATTTACtgccttacgaaaattaaccatgtttttactATAGCAaaccatggtaatcacaaaataaccatggttttgacaaccattgTTTTCATAAACAATGGTGTGGTAAAACCATgattttgctaatagtaatcaatacaccaaaaaacacgCTGCTAGATGATCAAGTATAGGAATATGTTAACAGTGTGCGGCTTTCATACTTTGATGTTTTTGATCCTACAGCtctttttaagatattttggaAGGGCATACTTCTTTTTGCACAACTTGACTTTAGTCaagcatatttatttattcatctgtATTCATTTAAAGGGCTCATTTCGTGGTCACCTCTCCTCCTCTCCACAGAGACCCCATCACTCTTCAACCCGTCGCCGTGGAGATGTCAATCCCGTGGTGCACTTCTTCAGGAGCTTTGTAAGTATCCATAAGTGTGATGTGAAaccaaagaaagaaaaaaatcaattctTCGCAAGACAGGAGAATTATGTTTTCATACCTGTCTCTATATTTATCTTTAGCTTAATGATGCAGGGACTTGTTTACTGAAAGCACCGAGCCGTGAAAAGCGCGCTAGCGCATGCGCCAAATCGTCTTATTAGGAATAGAAAACAATTATTGGGCCAACTAACTCACCACAAACCTAATCTCCTCACATCTTTACCATATGTTGTTAAGCTAAATGTTTTTACTAGAACTGTCAAATTGTGTCTTGCCAAGGTTGTCGTCATGTTTAACATGCCGTCCGTGTTTTCTTCGCTACAATTATAGTCCAGACTTGTTTGTCTGTCAGGCAAACATTACACACACTTACATCACTACTAGCCTTAGATCTTCTGCTCCATAGTAAAGGAAGAGTGATGCTTTGAAAGTCactttttttttcagataaaCCTACAAAGTAAGTCTGGTGAGATAGTAGTCATGTATGTGTGGAAAATTTCACTTGCTAACAGTAACATCTTCACTGCATCTTTTTCTTATCTTATGTTATACAAAATTTTGTGTATTTCTAAAATGCAATGACCATGACATTTCTAAAGTAATCTTACAATATTATATTAACTTTCTTAGTAACACAAAGCCAGTTTGGTGGAAACCGGTGAAGATTGTCAATGTTTTCTCATTATTTATGTCCTAAATTAAAAATGGTTTTCTGTGAATCAGTAGTTGCATGGTCGCTCTTTTATTCTGCTGGCTTGCTCATTAAAAAGATACAGTCTCTGCCTCTTCATTATTCACCCGAGGCGTACAGAATCCTTAACTTCATCCGAAAGTAGACCTTTGTAAACATTTTTCGGTTTCAAAATTAAAAGTCTTTTTTTCAAGGGCTGCTTATCGTGTTTGGATTGCATTGGTTGATTCAATTGGTGCTCAGGCCTCTAAATTAAAAGCTGTGGGAGTGTTTGCATTTTGAATACCTAAAATCTTAATTTACTTGTGAGTAAAAGTCTTGATCTGTTTCCTTGAAGGTTTCCTCTCCTCGCCCCAAGTCCAGGGTAAGTCTCATATCCCATTCTTACTGCTACAATATGTTTATTTACTTGTTCATatatatgcttttatttttgGACTATTCATCATTCCAAAGATGTTTCAAATTTACTAACTGCAATGAAATGGGGATAAAGGAATATGCACTAGTGTAACACCTATTCACAGTGAGGTTACAACCAGCCCCTTGTATGAACAATACAGTATTTCCTAGCTAGTAGAATGGATTTGACCCATGCACATTTCAATGCCCCCTCATATCCAGCAATACAATGATAGATTTATTTATGGAGAGAAGGAATAATTGTACGCTCTCTTTCTTTCATGTGCAGTGGAGAGAACTATTGGGCCTGGTACGTCACTTGAGTTTGAAGTGATTCATGTTTACATTCACATACACAGATTTGATTGGCTGAACGCAGAGTGTTCCTGTCCTATGTTTTGTTTCTAATAGATTTGTCATGTTACTTAATTTGTTCTCTTCTTTGTGAATTAACCTGTGCACTCAGTAAAAGCAGCTGCTGAACCTTTACTGCGCTTCATTCGGCCTTTAAAGCACACCTGTGTTCGTTTCGCACAAATCTCCAAATGTACAGTATCATATATGTTTTATGTTGACATGCatgacatttaaacattttcggTCATGCATTATTATTGCATTGTGGTGAATATTGGACCACATTGCAATGCAGACcgttaattattacatttatcgCATTAAAACACACTCATAATTTCATAGCAGATAAAAATCTGTTTTGCCAAAATGTATGTAACAGCCTAAAACATTTATTCTAATTCTAATTTATTATACATTTCAGCAGCTTTAAGCTGTGCTATACTACATAAAAGAGTGATCTCAGGTactaaaattattagaggattATTAAAAGTCTTTCTTTCTTCCATGCATTCCTTCCCTTACTTCCTTCTGTCCTTCTTTATCCAACCATTCTTCTTTTCTCCTTTTCCTGCTTTGTTCCTTCTATATTTCTTCCCCTGATTTTCCTTTTTGATGGATTTTTTCTTAAACCAGAGCGACTCTCTGCTTCTTGATGACTTTGACACAGCACGGCTTTTTCTGAATCGCAGCCGGTAATGCAGCTTTCTCTCTAGGGGACTTCAAACTGTGTTTACCTCTTCACCTATGTACCCATGCTCCAAACTACCCCTCCCTTTTTGTCACCGGGGTGGAATACGCTCTGATTCATTGACTCACTACTGCCCCTGTGTTTCAATTGCATGTTGTTTAACTCCACAGGCTCAAACTTTGAGGTTCATGTGAAAAGCAGGTGTGCAGCATTAAATAACCTCAGTCGTGAATGACTTAAGAGTccttttaataaatattacattttgtgCCCTTCACAGATGGAGACAgaaacatatgaagagtttggttccaaaacgcaataatcactgtaaaaaaaaatccgtagaaattgcagctgggttgccggtaacttaccatatatttaaatttatgtgtgttttactggcaacattttgttcaaagttaaatgaacattaaacatttacaagtctttgtatTCACagattaaaactaaaaaaacagcatcatgcaaaacattctgggaaacaaaatctgaagcaaaaaacagaaaaaggttgataataatttctggttcccagaatgctttgcatgaggctgttattgtatagttttattctgtaaagataaagacttgttaatatttaaaatttatttaactttgaacaaactcttgccagtaaaaaacataaatttaaatctacggtaaattaccggcaacccagctgcattaacattgtaatttctacggaatttttttacagtggatcCATTtagactaatttgggtaaaaaagttttctataccaagaaagtgacaagacgaaaaccactattttctcttacaaactttcacatagcatctttgtTATAATAATTTGATCCATATTTTGattttcaaagttttttttttcaaaatgctataaatctattaaatcaatatttaaatgtGCATCCATCTTTGCCATGTCacattcatttagttgactagtggtatatactgattaaaaaataaaaaacacttactttgtcatattaagaacactgtcattgctgcggtcatccttgggacgtcgtcgctgaacttttttgacagtgatcatctgttaatgttttggtcttgctcgattttcgttgactttgagtaaataatggaaagtttttcataagatccgcTGGGATCAATGTGTtcgcatgacagaagcttgatgctgtcgggagaacaaacaacagccggcatttttccttcacccgagtgcctctcacgtatattattcgattttgatggcttacgtttcttccccgccacagaaaacccccacaagtttatcaatgccatcaaaaatactattttgtttttgtttgtttgttgatcattaagtacaaagtagatgaggaaaactaggattttgtgtgtattcaacctgccgccattgttgtttacaatccGTGAAATGGtgcactgtgattggttaaaggtgcagtgtgtaatttttagaaggatctcttgaaagaaatgcaaaataatatacaaaactatattattagtggtgtataaagaccttttaaatatgtttttataacctaaaaattagacatttttatatacatacacCAAGGggccccttacatggaagtcgccattttgtgccaccaagtttctacagaaacccttaacggacaaactctTTTAGTAAGTTGTCTCCGATGATGATTGGTTTGTTCGGTGGTGGCTATCGTAGCTtctttatgcatttcaaaagcgagggctgggcagtggactgagccgttggttgcaatttgcaaccttaCCACTAGATGTTGCTAAAATTtccacactgcacctttaagccgATTTATtacattctgcagagaaggaggactggcgtttgtcgtggtttagaaaaaaaagagaaaatatgacaaaataacacggcggatatcggattttgcgtaaaattaagaattgacttttcaatactgattttggcagtaactattatttttatgatgcgtttatcgtgttttggaaccaaactcttcatatagaGATTTATCATACATCGAAAGAGCTCAGATGTAAAAGTCCCTGAAGTGCGCcaaacatgttttcttgtaaataagactcttaatggattctgccaaacaaaccggtatttctgaatagcctgaggccaggattaagcagatttgaagctaAAGTATTTGAATTTTGACAGATgtggcgtttagcggcttttgcgtCTGAGCTTCCTATTTGAACAACAATATTCTGATGCTGCACTCTTGCTATCTTATTGAGCCATTCCTGCAAACATACAGTATAACATCTGTTACTGTGCGTTGTATAATTCATCCTTCCTGTTTAAATTAAGAATGAAACTGAGCAACTAAATTTCTTCATTGTAAATTCTGAAGCATTGTCAGCTGACAAGTACACAAATGATTACTTTTATATTACACTGTGGTATTCATTGACAGTGCACTGGGCTGGAATAGACTCTGTGTTCATAAACTATGTCTTTTAGGCTTCTTCATCACCGCGTGCCTCGGAGAGCATTAGATCCCCACGCAGGCGCAGAAGAGAACAGAATACACTCTCCCGAATCTTCAACCTGGTGAGCTTAAAACCAGCAGTATGACCAGAAGAACAAATTAGTAGATATGGGCAGAACGATATTTACAAAACTGTTGTGGCATCAATAGGATTTATCCTCTCacaaaatgcaatttttttagCATAAAATACACTGTAAGAAAAAGAAGACCTAATATGACTCATGGCACTTATTCAGAGAGGGCTGGACTGTAACCCTGTAGTATTAAAGTCATTCATTGTGGGTTTACCGAATAAGCTAAACGTGACAGTTTTGATATAACTTTAAAGGACCTGTAAATGATGCTTTAATTAtcgtaaatatatatacatatatatatatatatatatatatatatatatatatatatatatatatatatatatatatatatatatatatatatatatatatatattacagagcccctaaggcgacatggagcaaaaattaaacaaagtttcgtttcatgtgctcacgtgaaactttcatgtgctcacgtgaaactttcatgtgctcatgtgaaactttcatgtgctcacgtgaaactttcatgtgctcacgcaaaaccttcatgtgcagaattttttttttagtttagtttcgagcacatgaaagtttcacgtgagcacatgaaagtgaactttagattttttttactccaatgtcaccttaggggctcagtaatatatatatatatatatatatatatatatatatatatatatatatatatttttatatatatatatatatatatatatatttatatattatttattttattttatttaatataattacaGTTGATTGACGTACCCTTATGCAAATGCATTCAAAGAAAGTAATTTCAACATTAAGCTGCATTTAAAGCTATTATAACTTTTGTTAAAAGCATACAGCAGAAATGACTTTTTAGAAACAATTTACAAATCTCTCCCAagtaaaagtatattaaaatgaTAGGGCTATTGACTGTTACTGTGTGTGACCCAGAGTGATTCCAAGTAACCAACAAAACCAATATTATCAGTTTCTGTCCACAGTAATCACACCTATTATGTCATCTGTGCACACTTTCGGTTGTCTGTAAGGGTGTTTCATTCCCTTGGGTCTCTAAATCAATATTTGTTTTGCTATACAAGGAAGGCCAGTCTTATATTATTTTTGCCTTGAAAGTTGCTGTATGCCCTAACCTTCCTTAGGTTCAGTTTCAGTGAGAGTCTCATaccataaaagcattttgaaattgTGCCAGGTGCATGGCATAAACGTAAGATTCTCAATAAGATTTGATTTTCAATAGATTACAGAATATCGCTTGCTTACCTTGAAGTTAATTTTGAGGTGATTGAGACACCTAGAGTGAATTGAAATCTTCATTTGCATGTGTATGGTGCACATGgtacttttatatatatatatatatatatatatatatatatatatatatatatatatatatatatatatatatatatatatatatatatatgtatgtatacagTGCTGATCACTTTTTATGTCTTATTGGATAGGAAAATCACAAATGAGATCTATTatctcaattgtttttcctacacAGCGGTGAGATAAGGTGGAGTGCAAGGTCTCTAGATGTTTCTCCTGATAAACAGGCTTGAGGCTCGGATTTGCTTAGACAACAAAATCAGATGTTGGGGATTTCAGTATGAactcaaacatattttattaaatgatatCCTACAAAATattccttttatttatttgtacttCTCATGACGCATTGTAGGGGAAACATCTCTGAACAATACAATTGTTCTATTGAAAATAACAGCATGACTTGATGTTTATGTTTAGCTTATATTGTCTACCTCATCTCCATTCTAACCtattttctttccttctttttgTCCTTTTGCACATGACAATCTTTACCCAACAGGGGACAGAATGAAGCTGGCTTTCCACTTAGATTTTGCTATTAAACCGTACTGTCGAGTGCACAGATCACTCTTTGTGAAATGTAGCATAGCTTGTCATTGCTGGTCGTGTTCTTATGGAGGAAACAACATTTGTCAGTTTCAATAATAAATGCTTTCGTGGTGACGTTGACCATTTGGTTCATAAGATTACAGCACCTGAAAACTGCTGATGCCTATTTGCTATTTCTATGCAAGCTTTAGCATATTTTTGAGAACTAACATTGAGGCAGTGTTGCATATTATTATGAAGCTTTGCAACATTATTGTTGAGAATATTTTGTGAAATGCCGCTGATACGATGATGACGCTGCTGGTTTTCTCCAATTGCAGGGAGAAAGCAGATCTCGCTCTCCACCCAAACGCTGGAGCACCATCTTCTGAGCCCATCGTCAACCAGAACAACACCAAGATGGAAGAAAGTAAGACGGATGAAGAGAAAAAAACAGAGAGGGAGGACCTCTGCCCTACAGATTCACAATTTGCGGCGAGTTTAACAGACTAACATTGGCCATCTTCGCTTTTTAGATAAAGATACAATCTAAGTATCTGTTGTTACATGCCTGCAGGGTTTCATAAGCACGTGTTGACTGTATGTGTGTAAAATTGCAAATAATTGTCAAGGGTCAGGTGATGCAATAGTTGAAAGTCTAAATTTAGTTCAGGAATAAAAGGGATCATAAACCCTAAGCAATCCACAATAACCAGAAGGTTTGATCAATTTTAGTCTTATTCAACAAAACTAGAATAGCACATTTTTCATTCACCTTTCATTTGAACCTTTCAATAAAACTGATGAATAAGTAGATAATGGCCTTCAAACCATGTTTTGCGAACCTTCCTCAGATGTAAGAATCTGTCTCTCTTACACAACAGGTTGCTTGTGTGCTATTCAGCATTTGATGCATGCCATTAGTCCCTTTGtggatgtttatgtttattgtgGTCTTTGTGATGTTAGCCATTATTTTCTTTCTATCATGAACTTTGTATATATGAttctttgtgttttaaaaagTATGATCGGTTAACACTCAGTATATCTACAGATTACtatgtttgatttatttttaaagttatttagctttgatttaaaaaaacaacaacaacttaTAATTAAAGACTAAAAATACAATAATGTGGACTAGATTCTAAGCATAAGCAGCTTAGATTGTATTGCCCTCAGGTGTTGCACTGTGTTTAAACAGCTCATAAATGTTGTCTGCGTCTGTACGTGTGCAATTCTGATGTTATTTTAGAAAGGTAATAAGGGATAGGATTAATATTCAAATAACCTGCAGATATCTCGGACAAAGGTACCAAATGGTACAAAACCGATGAAAGGGGAAGGTAAACCGAAAGTGAAAGAGGGAACTTGTGAGAAATGAGAACTGAAGTGTAATTTTGAAAGAGCGTGGTGGAGTTTATTTTTACGGTATGTGATTATGTGATGTGTCTTTAATAATGTTCATTGTTTCGTGTCTCATAGACCATTCCTGTATGTACTGTTCATGAAATAGTGCTGAATAAACATTAGGTCAAATATTCTTCCTGTCAGCGCTGGATTTGTCTCATATGGTGCTACACTTTGTGTTATGCATGGAAAATTCAGAAGTGGCCAAGTGTTCAGATGTATTATCTTTAACTCCCTTTATTTATAAAGTAACGGTAAATAAAGTTTTAGAAATGTATGCAGTTTGTGTTTAATTCTGCGTTTGTTTATCAACTCACTTTCTTAAAAACACCTTTTAATCTGTTTTTCTTTAACTTTTTAAGATT
This window harbors:
- the mbpa gene encoding myelin basic protein isoform X5 gives rise to the protein MATASTSGQSPFGLGRKKRAPGLLDQIGRFFGGDKKRKGKRPHHSSTRRRGDVNPVVHFFRSFVSSPRPKSRWRELLGLASSSPRASESIRSPRRRRREQNTLSRIFNLGESRSRSPPKRWSTIF
- the mbpa gene encoding myelin basic protein isoform X3; translation: MATASTSGQSPFGLGRKKRAPGLLDQIGRFFGGDKKRKGKGSFRGHLSSSPQRPHHSSTRRRGDVNPVVHFFRSFVSSPRPKSRWRELLGLASSSPRASESIRSPRRRRREQNTLSRIFNLGESRSRSPPKRWSTIF
- the mbpa gene encoding uncharacterized protein mbpa isoform X2 — protein: MATASTSGQSPFGLGRKKRAPGLLDQIGRFFGGDKKRKGKRPHHSSTRRRGDVNPVVHFFRSFVSSPRPKSRWRELLGLSDSLLLDDFDTARLFLNRSRLLHHRVPRRALDPHAGAEENRIHSPESSTWEKADLALHPNAGAPSSEPIVNQNNTKMEESKTDEEKKTEREDLCPTDSQFAASLTD
- the mbpa gene encoding myelin basic protein isoform X6 — its product is MATASTSGQSPFGLGRKKRAPGLLDQIGRFFGGDKKRKGKRPHHSSTRRRGDVNPVVHFFRSFVSSPRPKSRASSSPRASESIRSPRRRRREQNTLSRIFNLGESRSRSPPKRWSTIF
- the mbpa gene encoding myelin basic protein isoform X4 — its product is MATASTSGQSPFGLGRKKRAPGLLDQIGRFFGGDKKRKGKGSFRGHLSSSPQRPHHSSTRRRGDVNPVVHFFRSFVSSPRPKSRASSSPRASESIRSPRRRRREQNTLSRIFNLGESRSRSPPKRWSTIF
- the mbpa gene encoding uncharacterized protein mbpa isoform X1, coding for MATASTSGQSPFGLGRKKRAPGLLDQIGRFFGGDKKRKGKGSFRGHLSSSPQRPHHSSTRRRGDVNPVVHFFRSFVSSPRPKSRWRELLGLSDSLLLDDFDTARLFLNRSRLLHHRVPRRALDPHAGAEENRIHSPESSTWEKADLALHPNAGAPSSEPIVNQNNTKMEESKTDEEKKTEREDLCPTDSQFAASLTD